The following coding sequences are from one uncultured Desulfobacter sp. window:
- a CDS encoding alkaline phosphatase — MRKFVKHLAVGAAVIGLLAPNAMARGHFNHHRSKNVIVLIPDGCDESVQTLARWYKGEALQVDSMQGGSVKIHMANSVITGSAAAATAFATGHKTTVRFLGVGPRTSDLLPSVEPTADPYAPVASVLEAAKLDGKATGLVATSRISHATPAAFACHIEDRGWDNDITEHMVYNNIDVVFGGGARHLISEPYTTTFGETWGAKREDGQNLMQVLEDRGYQFVDNKDDMAALSTGKVWGMFDDSHMDPEIDREALHPTQPAIADMTAKAIELLSQDRDGFFLMVEGSQVDWAGHNNDPKYMLTDFLAFDEAVKVAVDFAKQDGNTIVLAFPDHNTGGMTIGNYGLSYTDLGEDELLDPLRGMTMSANALVSKIGADWTVAGIQAGLSTYWGIDCSAEDAEKIIEYADTVGASYSLARIISENYTAIGWTSHGHDAGTVPVWAYGIDIKGTIDNTELATIVADAMGVSLDRATDKLYVDIKDVTNNYEIDVENDVLTVGGIVTFPLGADYMEVKGRKISLPGVTVYASGDEDVAETVYISKRAIKILKKLRRMI; from the coding sequence ATGCGTAAATTTGTAAAACATTTGGCAGTAGGCGCGGCTGTCATAGGTCTTTTGGCACCCAATGCCATGGCACGGGGCCATTTCAATCACCACAGGAGCAAAAATGTAATCGTTCTGATTCCAGACGGCTGTGACGAATCCGTCCAGACCCTGGCCCGCTGGTACAAGGGTGAGGCACTTCAGGTGGACAGCATGCAGGGCGGCAGCGTTAAAATCCACATGGCCAACTCTGTGATCACAGGTTCTGCGGCAGCAGCCACAGCCTTTGCCACCGGTCACAAAACCACGGTGCGGTTTCTGGGCGTCGGCCCCCGCACCTCGGATCTTCTGCCCAGCGTTGAGCCCACCGCAGATCCCTATGCCCCGGTGGCATCCGTTCTGGAAGCGGCCAAACTGGACGGCAAAGCCACAGGCCTTGTGGCCACCAGCCGTATCAGCCACGCCACACCGGCTGCGTTTGCCTGCCACATCGAGGACCGTGGCTGGGACAATGACATCACTGAGCACATGGTTTACAACAACATAGACGTCGTCTTCGGCGGTGGCGCCCGCCATCTGATCTCCGAACCGTACACCACCACCTTTGGCGAGACCTGGGGCGCAAAACGTGAAGACGGCCAGAACCTCATGCAGGTACTCGAGGACCGGGGCTACCAGTTTGTGGACAACAAAGACGACATGGCTGCACTCAGTACCGGAAAAGTCTGGGGCATGTTTGATGACAGCCACATGGACCCGGAAATAGATCGTGAGGCCCTTCATCCCACCCAGCCGGCCATCGCAGACATGACCGCAAAGGCCATTGAGCTTCTCTCCCAGGATCGTGACGGCTTCTTTCTGATGGTGGAAGGCTCCCAGGTGGACTGGGCCGGTCACAACAACGATCCCAAGTACATGCTCACCGATTTTCTGGCCTTTGACGAGGCGGTCAAAGTTGCCGTGGACTTTGCCAAACAGGACGGCAACACCATCGTTCTGGCCTTTCCGGACCACAATACCGGTGGTATGACAATCGGCAACTACGGCCTGAGCTACACCGACCTGGGCGAAGATGAACTCCTTGATCCCCTGCGGGGCATGACCATGTCCGCCAACGCCCTGGTAAGTAAAATAGGCGCGGATTGGACTGTCGCAGGTATTCAGGCCGGGCTGTCCACCTACTGGGGTATTGACTGCTCTGCAGAAGACGCCGAAAAAATAATCGAATATGCAGACACCGTTGGTGCAAGCTACTCCCTGGCTCGAATCATCAGCGAAAATTACACCGCCATCGGCTGGACCTCCCACGGCCATGACGCCGGCACCGTACCGGTCTGGGCCTATGGTATTGATATCAAGGGCACCATCGACAACACGGAGCTTGCAACAATCGTTGCCGACGCCATGGGCGTAAGCCTTGACCGTGCCACCGACAAACTGTACGTGGATATCAAAGACGTGACCAACAACTATGAGATCGACGTGGAAAACGATGTGCTCACGGTGGGCGGCATTGTCACCTTCCCGCTGGGTGCCGACTACATGGAAGTTAAAGGCAGAAAAATCAGCCTTCCCGGCGTGACCGTCTACGCCTCCGGCGATGAAGATGTGGCCGAGACCGTCTACATTTCCAAAAGAGCGATCAAGATTCTGAAAAAACTGCGCCGGATGATCTAA
- a CDS encoding protease modulator HflC, which yields MKFVRFWPLLILFAAILSGLCCYTVKNYEVVIITQFGKPVRTVQKAGLHFKLPGMIEQVNRFDRRVGVFETAPTQLLLGDKKPIIISCFVAWTVDTPLTFFQSVGDVANAVQKISDMVNSRLSIVLGDYTDENIINTTPEKVKLSEIEHHMVEVTNQQARARYGIHIVKIGVQRLAYPSAVVQAVYDRMKSERRKEADKIRAEGAEVAGRLMAKADKEAREIKAEADKQALVLAGEGEREAMQIYTEAYGQDPEFYEFLQSLDTYSEILGQETTLILSSESPLFKYLGLNRDKVEQ from the coding sequence GTGAAATTTGTACGATTCTGGCCCCTGTTGATTTTATTTGCGGCCATTCTATCCGGCCTGTGCTGTTATACCGTCAAAAATTATGAGGTCGTGATCATCACCCAGTTCGGCAAACCGGTCAGAACCGTTCAAAAGGCGGGTCTTCACTTTAAACTGCCCGGCATGATCGAACAGGTGAATCGTTTTGACCGACGGGTGGGTGTGTTTGAAACCGCACCGACCCAGCTGCTGTTAGGTGACAAAAAACCCATCATCATAAGCTGCTTTGTGGCCTGGACCGTGGATACGCCGTTGACCTTTTTCCAGTCTGTGGGCGATGTGGCCAATGCCGTTCAAAAAATCAGCGACATGGTCAATTCCCGGCTCAGCATTGTTTTGGGGGATTACACCGATGAGAACATTATCAACACAACCCCCGAAAAGGTGAAGTTGTCTGAAATCGAGCACCACATGGTCGAGGTCACCAATCAGCAGGCCCGTGCCCGCTACGGCATCCACATTGTAAAAATAGGCGTCCAACGACTGGCCTACCCGTCAGCCGTTGTCCAGGCCGTGTATGACCGCATGAAATCCGAACGGCGCAAGGAGGCCGACAAAATCAGGGCGGAAGGGGCCGAGGTGGCTGGACGTCTCATGGCCAAGGCAGATAAGGAGGCACGGGAGATCAAGGCAGAGGCGGACAAACAGGCCCTGGTGCTGGCAGGTGAAGGCGAACGCGAAGCCATGCAGATCTACACCGAGGCCTATGGCCAAGACCCGGAGTTTTATGAATTCCTCCAGTCCCTTGACACCTACAGTGAAATTCTGGGCCAAGAGACAACATTGATTCTCTCTTCCGAATCACCACTGTTTAAGTACCTGGGCCTGAACAGGGACAAGGTAGAGCAATGA
- a CDS encoding ATP-dependent helicase encodes MQLSQPQQDAVNHTGSPALVVAGAGSGKTRTLTAKFSHLINMGHAPERILAITFTNKAAQEMKSRLMEITGLHHARFEWVRTYHSACLMILKRHCQIMGYTPPLQVFTVYQQDKLIKELCVKNNIDKKYARRILSSISRAKNDGDPAKYFDRKPGFLNVRMADIFTQFEERLAEMNCVDFDNILLKTRDLLRDNKEVRNYYQNLFSYILVDEYQDTNNLQEELTSLLLGEHRNLFCVGDDWQAVYGFRGSNVNHFLRFAEKYKDAKIFRLEENYRSADEIVQAANDLIDYNPDKMEKRCFSKKKGGVLEIYEFMSDAHEAEWAARRILNLHKQGQGIPLDKMAVVYRTKFCSLPFEKTFRAFRIPYRLMGSQGFFERMEVLDINSYLSASYFPNDDLSFERVVNTPKRGIGPAMIKKLAALREQGGSLQGAARIMVRDRLVTQKVHENMSEVLDILDTIHDMAPAMAMETVMDRTGYYDYLKTKTKTDAEFVSKKENIEQLIHTARAKDTMLEYLEEAALIREDKDEDDQDENGVGLLTIHSAKGLEFDVVFIVGCEEGLFPHWRSVDEGDAALSEERRLMYVAMTRAERFLYMSHVNYRKGDFATPSRFIDQVRECLD; translated from the coding sequence ATGCAATTATCCCAGCCCCAACAGGACGCTGTTAATCATACCGGCTCCCCGGCCCTCGTGGTTGCGGGAGCCGGTTCCGGTAAAACCAGAACCCTGACCGCCAAATTTTCCCATCTCATCAACATGGGCCATGCCCCGGAGCGTATCCTGGCCATCACCTTCACCAATAAGGCGGCCCAGGAGATGAAAAGCCGGTTGATGGAGATAACGGGCCTGCACCACGCGCGCTTTGAATGGGTACGAACCTATCACTCCGCCTGCCTGATGATCTTAAAACGCCATTGCCAAATCATGGGATACACCCCGCCCCTGCAGGTGTTCACCGTGTACCAGCAGGACAAGCTGATCAAGGAGCTGTGTGTAAAAAACAATATTGATAAAAAATACGCGCGCCGAATTCTTTCATCCATCTCCCGGGCCAAAAACGATGGAGATCCCGCCAAATACTTTGACCGCAAACCCGGGTTCCTCAACGTTCGGATGGCTGATATTTTTACACAGTTTGAAGAACGCCTGGCAGAGATGAACTGCGTTGATTTTGACAATATCCTGCTCAAGACCCGGGATCTGCTCCGGGACAATAAAGAGGTCCGCAACTATTACCAGAACCTTTTTTCCTATATTCTGGTGGATGAGTACCAGGATACCAATAATCTGCAGGAAGAGCTGACCTCCCTGTTGTTAGGCGAACACCGCAACCTGTTCTGCGTCGGGGATGACTGGCAGGCCGTTTATGGATTCCGAGGTTCCAACGTGAACCACTTTTTACGGTTTGCAGAAAAGTATAAAGACGCAAAGATTTTCCGGCTGGAAGAAAATTACAGGTCTGCCGACGAGATCGTCCAGGCCGCCAATGATCTCATTGACTATAACCCCGACAAAATGGAAAAACGCTGTTTTTCCAAGAAAAAAGGCGGGGTGCTGGAGATCTATGAATTCATGTCAGATGCCCATGAAGCCGAATGGGCTGCCCGGCGGATCTTAAATCTTCACAAACAGGGACAGGGGATTCCTTTGGACAAAATGGCCGTGGTATACCGGACCAAATTCTGTTCCCTTCCCTTTGAAAAGACCTTCAGGGCGTTTCGCATCCCCTACCGGCTGATGGGCTCCCAGGGTTTTTTTGAACGCATGGAAGTCTTGGACATCAACTCCTATCTGAGCGCTTCGTATTTTCCCAATGATGACCTTTCATTTGAGCGGGTTGTCAATACACCCAAGCGGGGAATCGGGCCGGCCATGATTAAGAAACTGGCTGCGCTGCGCGAACAGGGCGGCTCGTTGCAGGGGGCTGCACGGATCATGGTCCGGGACCGGCTTGTGACCCAAAAGGTCCATGAAAATATGTCCGAGGTCCTGGATATCCTGGATACCATCCATGATATGGCCCCGGCCATGGCCATGGAGACCGTCATGGACCGCACCGGGTATTACGACTACCTGAAGACAAAGACAAAAACCGACGCAGAATTTGTTTCCAAAAAAGAGAACATCGAACAGCTGATCCACACGGCCCGTGCCAAGGATACCATGCTCGAATACCTGGAAGAGGCGGCCCTGATCCGGGAGGACAAAGACGAGGATGACCAGGATGAAAACGGAGTGGGCCTGCTCACCATCCATTCGGCCAAGGGGCTGGAGTTTGATGTGGTGTTCATCGTCGGGTGCGAAGAGGGCCTGTTCCCCCACTGGCGATCGGTTGACGAGGGCGATGCCGCCCTGTCCGAGGAACGCAGGCTCATGTATGTGGCCATGACCCGGGCCGAACGCTTTTTGTACATGAGCCACGTCAATTACCGTAAAGGCGATTTTGCCACCCCCAGCCGGTTCATTGACCAAGTCCGGGAATGCCTGGATTAG
- the hflK gene encoding FtsH protease activity modulator HflK, which produces MNQGGISRAVNHALKQLIFIYLKRLMLVLVIAYLFSGIYKIDKDSVGVVTRFGEILHPAVPPGLHYKLPRPVDVVFRIPVKQVKTLYLSDFIREKNKPITESRGNAFSFETDIDPYCITGDNNIVAVNMMLKYTVGDPVKYLMTHKQSEYFIERTAAAIIVRQLAGRRIDEILTFGKKQIELELLQVLKTEIEPMDTGINISFLEMERMSPPENVEAAFNQVTNAKVKKNQVRNEAQGYYNRVVPQARTYADELLQSARAAKRERILNAEGQVSRFLARLAGYRQNPGASRRKLYLDFIRTLYPNLKEIRVVDGKNANTALPMPVPVTEFGKK; this is translated from the coding sequence ATGAACCAGGGCGGGATCAGCCGGGCGGTCAATCATGCCCTCAAACAACTTATATTCATCTACCTTAAACGGTTGATGCTGGTCCTTGTGATCGCGTATCTGTTCAGCGGCATTTATAAGATTGACAAAGATTCGGTGGGGGTGGTCACCCGTTTTGGGGAGATCCTGCACCCTGCCGTCCCTCCGGGGCTGCACTACAAATTGCCCCGGCCGGTGGATGTGGTTTTCCGCATTCCCGTAAAACAGGTAAAGACACTGTATTTATCCGACTTTATAAGAGAGAAAAACAAACCCATCACCGAGTCCCGGGGCAATGCCTTTTCCTTCGAGACCGATATTGACCCATATTGTATTACCGGCGACAATAACATTGTGGCCGTCAACATGATGCTCAAATACACGGTGGGGGACCCGGTCAAATACCTGATGACCCACAAACAAAGCGAATATTTTATCGAGCGCACGGCAGCGGCCATCATCGTGCGTCAATTGGCCGGACGGCGCATTGATGAAATTCTCACCTTTGGTAAGAAACAGATCGAACTTGAACTCCTCCAGGTATTAAAGACGGAAATCGAGCCAATGGATACAGGGATCAACATCTCCTTTCTTGAAATGGAGCGCATGTCGCCGCCCGAGAATGTCGAAGCGGCGTTCAACCAGGTGACCAACGCCAAAGTCAAAAAAAATCAGGTGCGCAATGAGGCCCAGGGTTACTACAACCGCGTGGTGCCCCAGGCCAGGACCTATGCGGATGAACTGCTCCAAAGCGCCCGGGCTGCCAAACGGGAGCGAATCCTCAACGCCGAAGGGCAGGTCTCCCGGTTCCTCGCCCGGCTGGCGGGATATCGACAAAACCCCGGTGCAAGCCGCCGCAAACTCTATCTTGATTTTATTCGGACCCTTTATCCCAACCTCAAAGAGATCCGCGTGGTGGACGGTAAAAACGCGAATACCGCCCTGCCGATGCCGGTGCCCGTCACGGAATTTGGGAAAAAATAA
- a CDS encoding MFS transporter produces the protein MPGLGPKVHTFNMDFFFGLREPVSQAAARMLHRGSRAIPSNHKKVFITLFFIIFITVTGVGIVVPLLPIYAHDLGAAGIYVAMIFGAFSISRAFFMPWFGTLSDKKGRKPFILAGLLTYMLVAIAFAWTSNVEGLIAIRFIQGAGSAMIMPVVQAYVGEISHERTEGYAMGLFNLSMFLSLSFGPIMGGVVQETWSLDAAFYCMSALSAIGALLCLIFLPPLSKEQIRINKREPAAFGVVIRDRELAGLVVFRYAYTACIGIIWCFMPLYAGKTFGLAGGKIGLLVTAGVFVSGALQLPMGYAADRWNRRSMVVVGGILSAAGIVYPFWATSFMDLFTGVCIFGLGGGIAMPALTALAVVKGEERQAQGSVMAILTSAHSLGMFTGSVMAGLAMDFFTLSYAFPCGSILMAVGVLLFPVLYRRKYDHRKHRRTWQ, from the coding sequence ATGCCTGGATTAGGGCCAAAGGTACATACATTTAATATGGACTTCTTTTTTGGTTTACGCGAACCCGTTTCCCAGGCGGCGGCCCGAATGCTGCACCGGGGGTCCCGGGCCATCCCGTCGAACCACAAAAAGGTGTTCATCACCCTCTTTTTCATTATTTTCATTACGGTTACAGGTGTCGGAATTGTGGTGCCCCTGCTGCCCATTTACGCCCATGATCTTGGGGCGGCAGGCATTTACGTGGCCATGATTTTCGGGGCCTTTTCCATTTCCCGGGCATTTTTTATGCCCTGGTTCGGCACTCTTTCAGATAAAAAGGGTCGCAAACCTTTTATTCTGGCAGGCCTGTTAACCTATATGCTGGTGGCCATAGCCTTTGCCTGGACCTCCAATGTGGAAGGCTTGATCGCCATCCGGTTCATCCAGGGGGCGGGCTCGGCCATGATCATGCCCGTGGTCCAGGCCTATGTCGGGGAGATCAGTCACGAACGCACCGAAGGATACGCCATGGGGCTGTTCAACCTCTCCATGTTTCTAAGTCTCTCTTTTGGACCGATCATGGGTGGGGTGGTACAAGAGACCTGGTCTTTGGATGCGGCATTCTATTGCATGTCCGCCCTGTCAGCCATAGGAGCGCTTCTTTGCCTGATCTTTTTGCCGCCTTTATCCAAAGAGCAGATTCGGATCAATAAACGAGAACCTGCCGCCTTCGGCGTGGTGATCCGGGACCGGGAACTGGCAGGTCTTGTGGTTTTCAGGTATGCCTACACGGCCTGCATCGGCATTATTTGGTGCTTCATGCCCCTGTACGCAGGCAAAACATTTGGTCTGGCCGGGGGGAAAATCGGATTGCTTGTGACCGCCGGCGTATTTGTCTCTGGAGCCCTGCAATTGCCCATGGGCTATGCTGCGGACCGCTGGAACAGAAGAAGCATGGTGGTTGTGGGCGGCATATTGTCCGCCGCAGGCATTGTATACCCGTTCTGGGCCACCTCATTTATGGATCTGTTTACAGGTGTCTGTATTTTCGGGCTGGGCGGCGGAATTGCCATGCCCGCCCTGACGGCCCTGGCCGTGGTTAAAGGCGAAGAAAGACAGGCCCAAGGGTCGGTGATGGCCATTTTGACGTCCGCCCACTCCCTTGGTATGTTCACGGGATCTGTCATGGCCGGACTGGCCATGGACTTTTTCACCCTCTCCTATGCCTTTCCCTGCGGCAGCATTCTCATGGCAGTGGGCGTTCTTTTGTTTCCTGTTCTCTATCGCCGCAAATATGACCACCGAAAGCACCGAAGAACATGGCAATGA
- a CDS encoding enoyl-CoA hydratase-related protein — translation MAYETIIAETLGDHVACVTLNRAEAMNTFSSQMAEELYYALKAFEADSDVRVILVKGAGRAFCAGIDVNELKGKRTNEYREWIERMEAPLVLISKMQTPVIAQVHGAAAANGMGLVAASDLAIAADNVKMGLTAINVGLNCVGPVIPVARSVGQKKALELLLYGDLIKAKEALELGLVNRIVPKEELDEAALAWARELAKKSPVAVRIAKSAFYASRDMPYDAQFAYMNEAFARLCDTDDAKEGVAAFFEKRPPVWQER, via the coding sequence ATGGCATACGAAACCATCATTGCAGAAACCCTTGGAGACCATGTGGCCTGTGTGACCCTGAACCGGGCCGAAGCGATGAATACCTTTTCCAGTCAGATGGCCGAAGAGTTATATTACGCACTCAAGGCATTTGAAGCAGATTCCGATGTCAGGGTCATACTTGTCAAAGGGGCGGGCAGGGCGTTTTGCGCCGGTATTGATGTCAATGAACTCAAAGGCAAAAGAACCAATGAGTATCGGGAATGGATTGAACGCATGGAAGCCCCGCTGGTGCTGATCTCTAAAATGCAGACCCCGGTCATCGCCCAGGTCCACGGGGCGGCAGCCGCCAACGGCATGGGGCTTGTGGCGGCATCGGACCTGGCCATTGCCGCCGATAACGTCAAAATGGGGCTGACCGCCATCAATGTGGGCTTAAACTGCGTGGGGCCGGTGATCCCCGTGGCCCGGAGTGTGGGGCAAAAAAAGGCCTTGGAACTGCTGCTTTACGGCGACTTGATTAAAGCCAAAGAGGCTTTGGAACTCGGGCTCGTCAACCGAATCGTACCCAAGGAGGAGCTGGATGAGGCTGCCCTGGCCTGGGCCCGGGAGCTGGCAAAAAAGAGTCCGGTGGCCGTAAGAATTGCCAAGTCAGCGTTTTATGCCTCCCGGGATATGCCCTATGACGCCCAGTTTGCATACATGAACGAAGCCTTTGCCCGATTGTGCGACACCGATGATGCCAAAGAGGGGGTGGCGGCTTTTTTTGAAAAGCGGCCGCCGGTATGGCAGGAGAGATAA
- a CDS encoding cation transporter, whose product MTDRIKAASLSLLVVALITGLKFILYYLSGSIAVLSEAWHSFSDIATTLLVLTTVFRRERKHAAQSTAINAPPAGSLFSWLSQADTELKTAGFISLVLLTVSMLILWRAIFTAPASIERPLVTGIIFIGLSFGSFFLYRFQDMMGRKEDSAALRADSLHNQADMAISLLTGLSLILYYFGYNIDRWVSVYIALFIFSFAVEMLLNVTISIIRGSAGLTAEYRFTDICRAALRPRTYTRTLDAVSRYSFFSNKGRARIQSIPRRFVSLRRWLARTTVIVLALAVLQSLFYTVGIDEQALVLRFGQIVEPDRVMPPGLHWKLPWPVDQVHRVRTSHLFSMAAGNTADADTPMIWQLDHGDTTTFISGDNNLFLPYLILHYRIKNPQDYYLSYRSGSADRLLEYEANRILTQTFVTKNYYDIALFDRRQWTATAQRDLQHRLDEMKAGLEIVSFCLRDLHPPKDIAASYENVVAAYQNQEQSLNRAQQYYNTKLPETRNAAHKAVTEAQSMALSRLKQAQGEAENYKMRLSGFRKSGDIGKIMLSHRAAVKNLKGKALFLIDPKSGIDGRMLYFENFMSREDFR is encoded by the coding sequence ATGACAGACAGAATTAAAGCGGCATCCCTCTCGCTTCTTGTGGTTGCCCTGATCACGGGGCTGAAATTTATCCTCTATTATCTGTCCGGCAGTATTGCGGTGCTTTCCGAAGCATGGCACAGCTTTTCAGATATCGCCACCACCCTGCTGGTGTTGACCACCGTTTTCCGCCGGGAACGCAAGCACGCCGCCCAATCCACCGCGATCAATGCCCCCCCGGCAGGTTCATTGTTCAGCTGGCTGTCCCAGGCCGATACGGAATTGAAAACAGCCGGTTTCATCAGCCTGGTCCTGCTCACGGTATCAATGCTGATATTATGGCGGGCCATATTTACGGCCCCCGCATCCATAGAAAGGCCCCTGGTCACGGGTATCATCTTTATCGGCTTGTCCTTTGGCTCCTTTTTTTTGTACCGGTTCCAGGATATGATGGGCCGCAAAGAGGATTCTGCGGCATTGCGGGCCGACAGCCTTCATAACCAGGCGGACATGGCCATATCCCTGCTCACGGGCCTCTCCCTGATTCTTTATTATTTCGGGTATAATATCGACCGCTGGGTGAGTGTCTACATCGCTTTGTTCATTTTCTCCTTTGCCGTGGAGATGCTGCTCAATGTCACCATCAGCATCATTCGGGGCAGCGCCGGTCTGACGGCGGAATACCGGTTCACCGATATCTGCCGGGCAGCCCTGCGGCCCCGGACATACACCCGGACGCTGGACGCTGTCAGCCGGTATTCTTTTTTCTCCAACAAAGGCCGGGCCCGGATTCAATCAATCCCCAGACGCTTTGTGTCTCTTCGCCGATGGCTGGCACGCACCACCGTAATTGTTTTAGCCCTGGCTGTTCTGCAGAGCCTGTTTTATACGGTGGGCATTGATGAACAGGCCCTGGTGCTCAGGTTCGGGCAAATCGTTGAACCGGACAGGGTGATGCCACCAGGGCTGCACTGGAAACTGCCCTGGCCCGTTGACCAGGTTCATCGGGTCCGGACGAGCCACCTTTTTTCCATGGCCGCCGGGAACACGGCCGATGCGGATACCCCCATGATTTGGCAGCTTGATCACGGAGACACCACCACCTTTATTTCGGGTGACAACAACTTGTTTTTACCCTATCTGATCCTGCACTACCGCATTAAAAACCCCCAGGATTATTATCTCTCCTATCGCAGCGGTTCTGCCGACAGACTGCTCGAATATGAAGCCAACCGCATCCTCACCCAGACCTTTGTAACTAAAAATTATTATGACATCGCGTTATTTGACCGTCGGCAATGGACAGCTACAGCACAAAGGGACCTGCAGCACAGGCTCGATGAGATGAAGGCCGGATTAGAGATTGTTTCGTTCTGCCTTCGGGATCTGCACCCCCCCAAAGATATTGCCGCAAGTTACGAAAACGTGGTGGCCGCCTACCAAAACCAGGAACAGAGCCTGAACCGGGCCCAGCAATACTACAATACCAAGCTGCCCGAAACCCGAAATGCCGCCCACAAGGCAGTAACCGAAGCCCAGAGCATGGCCCTAAGCCGTCTTAAACAGGCCCAGGGGGAGGCTGAAAACTATAAAATGCGATTGTCCGGATTCCGTAAAAGCGGGGATATCGGAAAAATCATGCTCAGCCATCGGGCTGCGGTCAAAAATCTGAAAGGCAAAGCATTGTTTTTAATCGACCCGAAAAGCGGCATCGACGGCCGAATGTTATATTTTGAAAATTTTATGTCCCGGGAGGATTTCAGGTGA
- a CDS encoding ion channel: MIHWIKVILRAGFNSRGMTLVLAYMLLLAASTGLICIAEPADSALSNPGQALWWSIVTSTTVGYGDMYPISSWGKVIAAVLPMFMGIGLGAAFITHVASVLVERRDKNMHGETPYKGSGHILLVGHTQETEYLVEQIRADETYRDMDIVVLADQPRHPFPDQAHTFFVKGRPDTIQAMNRAGAAGAERIIIHTGSDELSLFVLINALNLKKERCEITVRCLSTQSLETFSSVPGQFETIMQMTVEMMVQAMQDKVHLPLQTLLKNDEGEEIYYVKTAHIKPGMTWWNLHLFLMKRYRFLSFALQLPDGTVKINPGQDEPVIDGCGIWLIASDRPVHIQWPES, translated from the coding sequence ATGATTCATTGGATTAAAGTCATTCTCCGTGCCGGTTTCAATAGCCGGGGGATGACCCTTGTTTTGGCATATATGCTGCTTTTGGCTGCTTCCACCGGGCTTATTTGTATTGCAGAACCCGCTGACAGCGCCCTGAGCAATCCGGGCCAGGCCCTGTGGTGGAGCATTGTTACGTCAACCACGGTGGGGTACGGGGACATGTATCCCATCTCATCGTGGGGAAAGGTGATTGCCGCAGTTTTGCCGATGTTCATGGGGATTGGTCTTGGGGCGGCATTTATTACGCACGTTGCGTCTGTTTTGGTAGAAAGGAGAGACAAGAATATGCACGGGGAGACACCCTATAAAGGATCAGGCCATATTCTGCTGGTGGGCCATACCCAGGAGACCGAATATCTTGTGGAACAGATCCGGGCGGATGAAACATACCGGGACATGGATATCGTGGTTCTGGCCGATCAGCCCCGGCATCCCTTTCCGGACCAGGCCCACACCTTTTTTGTCAAAGGCCGGCCCGATACCATCCAGGCCATGAACCGTGCCGGGGCCGCCGGGGCCGAGCGGATTATCATCCATACGGGCAGTGATGAACTCTCCCTTTTTGTGTTGATCAATGCCCTGAATTTGAAAAAAGAGCGTTGTGAAATTACTGTCAGGTGCCTGTCCACCCAGAGCCTTGAAACCTTTTCATCGGTGCCCGGACAGTTTGAAACCATCATGCAGATGACCGTGGAGATGATGGTCCAGGCCATGCAGGACAAGGTTCACCTGCCCCTCCAGACCCTGCTGAAAAATGACGAAGGCGAAGAGATATATTATGTAAAAACCGCCCATATAAAACCGGGCATGACATGGTGGAACCTCCATCTCTTTTTAATGAAAAGATACCGGTTTTTAAGCTTTGCCCTTCAATTGCCCGACGGAACGGTAAAAATTAATCCGGGCCAGGATGAACCGGTGATTGACGGCTGCGGGATCTGGCTCATTGCCTCCGACCGGCCCGTGCATATCCAATGGCCTGAATCATAA